The sequence aaaacaatgcCTGAAGGGAAACTGAGATCAGGAGTTTATAGATCATTTATAATGTGTGATGATCCAAGAGATGTTGTTGACTGTGGTGCCATTAAGAAACAGAGTAAGAGCCGTGGTAGATGTGACCGTCCTTCTAATGCAAAGGAGAGATCGGAAATGGCGGTGGTGGCGCCTTCACGGAAGAGTACCGAGGATGTTCCTTCTCATTCGTCGATGCAGCTTTTGAGAGTATCTAAAGGGATTCAGAAACTGAACGTTGCGATTGATTCATGGTCTAAAGGGTTTAGCTTTGAGGCTGCGTCTAGGCCTGAGGATATAGCGAAAGATTTGTTGAGAGGAGCGCTTGATTTGGAAGAGTCTTTAGCTATGCTTAGTAGTATTCAAGAAGATGATATTAAGCAGAAACCGAGTGTTTGTAAAGACGGTAGAAGAGACTTGCGGTTTCAGAGATCAATGTCTGATAGATTCGGAGAGCGGATTGAGAAACGGACGATGGTTCAAGAGAATGTAGCATCAAAAGATTGTTATGAAGAGCTGAGAAAAGTGATTAGAGAAAGCTTTCTTAGGCAGAATCTTGTGTCACAAACAAAAGGGACTAAGACTCGTGTTGTTAGAAGTGATCATTTTGCTTCCTCTTCTGGAGCTGCGTCGTCGTCAACGAGCTCAAGCCAATCTTCTATGGTTTCTGGCTCTACAAAGTCCTCTGCTTCGTCTGATGTTCCACGTAGAGCTCCAAGTTTGATTGCTAGGCTTATGGGTTTGGATGTATCATCAACGCAAGAACAGAGCAAAAGCGTCCTGGATCATATCGATAAAGCGGATATCGTAAAGCTGTCATTAGAAAGACAAGagcagaagatgaagatgaataaGAAGGAGAGTCTTGAAACTGTTAGATGCAACTCTACAAGAGAAGCTGTTTTACAAACTTTGCCTGAAGAGAATCCTTCAACTATAGTACTCATCAGACCGATGCGTGTTGTTGTACAACCGGAAATGGAAGAGAAGCCGGGAAACAAACGAGTGGTTGTACCTAGGAAACCGAGAATGCAAGGAGAGGTTCATCCAAGAATGATTAATAACCAGAGAAAAGATCATCAATTAGCCAAGGgaagcaacaacaaaatgaaGTTACCATTAAGTGTGATGaccaagaaagagaaagaaccGAAAGAGATGGTGCGGAAACTAGAACAGAATGAAGGTAAGGTGATCAAACCAATGTCTCCGAGCGATGCCAAAGCTGTAACAAAAGATCGAAAACCGATGGAAGGTGGCaacaaaactaacaaaaagCTTGTTGTCAAGAAAGAGGATATTGCTGTAGGTAAAGACAGGAATAGACCTCTTAAACCACCCAGCAACACTGCGACTCAAAAGAAATCGAACAATTCTTCAGACTTATCAAGAAACAAGAGTGGACGTTCCAGCAGGTTGAGATCTAGCTCTAGTAGTGGTGAGCAGAAGAGTAGTAGTCGGGTAAAGAAGTCCGGTGAAGCTAATAGACCAAATGTGAGCAATCAATGAATACTTTCATTTCTTAACTTACGTAGTTTCATTAACTCTGTTTCTCATCTAGGCCAAGAAGAAACTTCGGAAACAAGACAACGAGCTCGGTACAGAGAATAATTCATGTTCTTCACAGGACACGCGTGGATCACCTAACCAACTCTCTACAGAAGAAACCACATCTTCAGAGTTTCACAATCAAGGTTATTACTTACTACAGTTCTCAACTCTCAAGATATGCTtaaatgtttgtttctttttaaaagtcTCCTCATATATACTTTGTTCTTGTAAAGGTCATTGTGACAATGGAGAAGTTTCATCTTGTGCTCCCACAGTTCAGCGTTCACATGAGCCAGAAACCTCCCAAATCTCTCTTAAAACATTCCTATCTAGCTCCTCAGATTTTATCAGCTACGCAGAGGATCTCTTCGAcatcaacaccaacaccaaagAATCAGCCTTTCGAAATAGAGTTAGCATTGTGACAACAGACCAAAGACTTGCACTAGACTTTGCCAAAGAAGTCGCCAGACGTAGAAGCCTTCTACTAGCAAAACCAATGTGTCCCCAACGAGGCTCAGTGGACATTGATGAGTTGTTAAGGGAAGTCTGTGATGAGTTTGAGTCTCTGAGAAGTTACAGAGACACGTTTTCAGAACAGAACAGCTTCGTTAAAGAGAGCATTCACATGGTGTTGGAGAATGATCTTAAAGATAAGAAGACTGAGATGACAAGTGGAGTTTGGGACTTGTGTTGGAGAAGTGAGTTTCAGATCGATGAAACTTACCAAGCTGTAGTTGACTTAGAGAAACTTATCTTGTCAGGTTTGATTCAAGAAATCATCACTTGAGTTTACCAAGAATAAATGTGTTTCCTGAGGAAACTTTCCTCTATTTTTGTACCTCGTAGGTTTAATTCTCGTACTTTTTAAATTCTTTGTAACCAGTTCAATAATAAAGtataaataattcaaatatcAGTTAAGAACATACACAAAACTTCATACAATCTAAAAATGTTGGGTTCACCATTTTTAGTACTTGGctattaattattaaacaaaatttgctAGAATCATATAGAAAGAGACGCAAAGGAATTGGTCACACAGCTGTAATCAGCAAAGCATATAACTGAAAACCTCACAATGGTCAAACTCGCCACGTCTCTCCCCAGTATCGTGACGTGTATCCctcatactcttttttttttttcttttatcaactATAAAATTCCAAAACTATCAAATCTTCAAATTAACAAACTAATTATAATTCTCGATTACTCAGACAGAAGAcgacaaaagaagagaatccCAAAATGGCAAGTTTATCCACTTACAGCTTTCCTCTGTAAACAATGcactcatcagtcatcacagGTGCAACACATAGAGTTCTTCTCCCCGTCACGACAAAACACTTCCACGTCGATAActattatttcttctttttgtttttgtgtttactgatcactatatattttaatcttattgCTACGGGATCAATTAACGTTATCCTGTACGTTCTTggaccaaaataataaaaaccacCGCCGAGACAGTCGAGCAAAACATGAAAATTACCAAAAGGTGAAAAATAGTATAGATTAGTATGATACTATAGTGAATCTATTAATAAGGTAATTACAAACCGAATAAGTTTGTTCACTCTTGTGGGTTTTTGGGCCTTTTGGCTtatattttcgatttttggTTCGTTTcttgttaaaaataatttttgacaaGAATTTTGAATCAGTTTCAACTTTTTTGGATAAAAGATCATAGCACGTTCAACAAATATCTTGAATTAGTAATTTCAACTCTTTTGGATGGCCAAACTGTGATCATATCGGCATTAGATATGGAAAACCAAATTCTTATTATTGTTACTAGGTGAATACGCGCTTAGCGCGGGTtgttgtttagattttttttttttttaaaattaccttgttttttttattgaaaatcgTTTTAAAAGAATTATGTTGTCTATTCCTGTagttagtttttgttattttgtgtgtttttatgtaGTTAATAAATTAAGATATATTTAGTTACAACTTGTATGGTAAGATTCATCTTTGactcaaaatattaattatattttttcatatattcatatgaTTATTTCTATACCTACAAAAACAATATAGGATATACTGACGCAATTCTATGCAATTATGTTACTTATATAGATAATGTTTCAAACTTGCTTAACTTGATTCTAAAGAAACAATTTcttattccatatattctcttATGTTCTAGCACTCGAGTTACATGCATCATCATGGTAGGCTATTGATTAAAATCTGgattaacataatttaaaaaagatATGTATAACTATAATTACTTATTTGCTTCATgatttttc comes from Camelina sativa cultivar DH55 chromosome 19, Cs, whole genome shotgun sequence and encodes:
- the LOC104766393 gene encoding uncharacterized protein LOC104766393, translating into MPEGKLRSGVYRSFIMCDDPRDVVDCGAIKKQSKSRGRCDRPSNAKERSEMAVVAPSRKSTEDVPSHSSMQLLRVSKGIQKLNVAIDSWSKGFSFEAASRPEDIAKDLLRGALDLEESLAMLSSIQEDDIKQKPSVCKDGRRDLRFQRSMSDRFGERIEKRTMVQENVASKDCYEELRKVIRESFLRQNLVSQTKGTKTRVVRSDHFASSSGAASSSTSSSQSSMVSGSTKSSASSDVPRRAPSLIARLMGLDVSSTQEQSKSVLDHIDKADIVKLSLERQEQKMKMNKKESLETVRCNSTREAVLQTLPEENPSTIVLIRPMRVVVQPEMEEKPGNKRVVVPRKPRMQGEVHPRMINNQRKDHQLAKGSNNKMKLPLSVMTKKEKEPKEMVRKLEQNEGKVIKPMSPSDAKAVTKDRKPMEGGNKTNKKLVVKKEDIAVGKDRNRPLKPPSNTATQKKSNNSSDLSRNKSGRSSRLRSSSSSGEQKSSSRVKKSGEANRPNAKKKLRKQDNELGTENNSCSSQDTRGSPNQLSTEETTSSEFHNQGHCDNGEVSSCAPTVQRSHEPETSQISLKTFLSSSSDFISYAEDLFDINTNTKESAFRNRVSIVTTDQRLALDFAKEVARRRSLLLAKPMCPQRGSVDIDELLREVCDEFESLRSYRDTFSEQNSFVKESIHMVLENDLKDKKTEMTSGVWDLCWRSEFQIDETYQAVVDLEKLILSGLIQEIIT